One stretch of Dokdonia sp. Hel_I_53 DNA includes these proteins:
- a CDS encoding multicopper oxidase domain-containing protein, whose protein sequence is MKMLRIISLLLFSSTVFAQVGTNGQDRKEEGRSVKEYNLTIEENEMTLAGVTAKGMTINGSIPGPVLEFNEGDLAIINVTNKMDEETSVHWHGLILPNFYDGVPYLTTPPIKPGTTFQYRIPINQSGTYWYHSHTMLQEQSGVYGSIVIQPKEKTLDYDKDLVVVLSDWTNEDPMNVLRNLKRGNEWYQVKKGTAVPLSRVIKEGALGAQFKFWRDRMEGADIADIYYPAFLSNGKSLAEYPEFKPGEKVRLRFINASASTYYWVDFGGGNPLLVASDGVDVQPVSKSRFLFGIAETYDVIVTIPEGTLEVTATAQDGSGHTSIQLGNGTLYPAKRIDRPDKVAMMKQMAKMDMKMGAPAMVGNKKKNTPEVLMQKYGMKMNMKDGEMKMGMQDKMSMKDSKMNDQMKMDDTKGMKKDSMAMNHRGDSDKMKDHMQHDMSKMQKDSSSFDYETRKTYFNYDFLKAKENTTYKDDLPVNDILLNLTGNMQRYVWSMNGVPLSETDKINIKGGEVTRITLNNLTMMHHPMHLHGHYFRVINENGERSPLKHTVNVPPMQKVVIEFYNEEYGDWFFHCHVLYHMMGGMARVFSYDTPRDERMRDYPMQKLINETDHYYSWGLLRAGSNFNELFLMSSNIRNGFGLRAEFDYDKNLEAEVNYNRYLNDWVRLYVGVNTETSTPDSYDTFNTVGLVGVKYFTPYRFNVDVSMDHQLRPRIRLDREFLIFPRIFLEGEYEYRADFGWVNDIGDTSYQGETQWLVGASYIVSRNFSLQANYNNRYGWGGGLLARF, encoded by the coding sequence ATGAAAATGCTAAGAATTATTTCACTACTGCTATTTTCTTCAACAGTATTTGCCCAAGTGGGAACTAACGGACAAGACAGAAAAGAAGAAGGAAGATCTGTTAAAGAGTACAACCTTACCATTGAAGAAAATGAAATGACACTCGCAGGTGTAACCGCTAAAGGAATGACTATCAATGGTAGTATTCCTGGACCGGTTTTGGAATTTAACGAAGGCGACCTTGCCATCATTAATGTAACCAATAAAATGGATGAAGAAACCTCAGTACACTGGCACGGGTTGATACTTCCCAACTTTTATGATGGCGTACCGTATTTAACAACACCGCCAATAAAGCCCGGTACAACATTTCAATATAGAATTCCTATTAATCAATCAGGAACCTATTGGTACCATTCCCATACGATGCTACAGGAGCAAAGCGGTGTTTATGGTTCAATAGTCATTCAACCTAAAGAAAAAACATTGGATTATGACAAAGATTTGGTAGTTGTTCTATCTGATTGGACCAACGAGGACCCAATGAATGTATTGCGAAACCTTAAAAGGGGGAATGAGTGGTATCAAGTTAAAAAAGGAACAGCAGTTCCATTAAGTAGAGTCATCAAAGAAGGTGCCTTGGGAGCACAATTTAAGTTCTGGCGCGATAGAATGGAAGGTGCTGATATAGCAGACATTTATTATCCCGCATTCTTGAGCAATGGTAAATCACTTGCCGAATATCCAGAATTTAAACCAGGAGAAAAAGTACGTCTTCGCTTTATCAATGCCTCGGCTTCTACTTACTACTGGGTAGATTTCGGTGGTGGTAATCCATTGTTAGTTGCAAGTGACGGTGTTGATGTGCAGCCCGTTTCTAAAAGCAGATTTCTCTTTGGTATAGCTGAGACGTATGATGTTATCGTTACTATTCCCGAAGGTACTTTAGAGGTTACCGCTACGGCTCAAGATGGCTCTGGTCATACTTCTATACAATTAGGTAATGGCACTCTCTATCCAGCCAAAAGAATTGATAGACCTGATAAGGTAGCGATGATGAAGCAAATGGCCAAAATGGATATGAAAATGGGTGCACCTGCAATGGTAGGAAACAAAAAAAAGAATACACCTGAAGTTTTAATGCAGAAGTATGGAATGAAGATGAATATGAAAGACGGCGAGATGAAAATGGGGATGCAAGATAAGATGTCAATGAAAGACAGCAAAATGAACGATCAGATGAAGATGGATGATACGAAGGGAATGAAAAAAGACTCAATGGCAATGAATCACAGAGGAGATTCAGATAAAATGAAAGACCATATGCAGCACGATATGTCAAAGATGCAGAAGGATTCTTCCTCATTTGATTACGAAACTCGTAAAACCTATTTTAATTATGATTTTTTAAAAGCAAAAGAGAATACTACTTATAAAGATGATTTGCCAGTAAACGACATCCTGTTGAATCTAACCGGCAATATGCAACGCTATGTTTGGAGTATGAACGGCGTGCCATTATCAGAAACCGACAAGATAAATATAAAAGGTGGCGAGGTAACCAGAATTACACTTAATAACCTCACGATGATGCACCATCCAATGCACTTGCACGGACATTACTTTAGAGTCATCAATGAAAATGGCGAACGTTCCCCATTAAAACATACCGTCAATGTACCACCAATGCAGAAGGTGGTCATAGAATTCTATAACGAAGAATATGGCGATTGGTTCTTTCATTGCCACGTATTATATCATATGATGGGTGGTATGGCCCGTGTGTTTAGTTACGATACACCAAGGGACGAAAGAATGAGAGATTATCCAATGCAGAAACTTATCAATGAGACAGACCATTATTATTCTTGGGGATTGTTGCGTGCAGGCTCAAATTTTAATGAACTCTTTTTGATGTCAAGCAATATCCGAAATGGCTTTGGTTTAAGGGCAGAGTTTGATTATGACAAAAATCTTGAAGCAGAAGTAAACTATAACAGATACCTGAATGATTGGGTGCGCCTGTATGTAGGGGTAAATACAGAAACTTCAACACCCGATTCTTATGATACCTTCAATACAGTAGGTTTGGTGGGTGTAAAATATTTTACACCGTACCGTTTTAATGTGGATGTCAGTATGGACCACCAACTAAGGCCAAGAATTCGTCTGGACAGGGAATTCTTGATTTTTCCGAGAATTTTTCTGGAAGGCGAATACGAATACCGAGCTGACTTTGGTTGGGTGAACGATATTGGAGACACATCCTATCAGGGGGAAACGCAATGGCTGGTGGGAGCCTCATATATCGTATCCCGAAACTTTTCGTTACAGGCAAATTACAATAACCGATATGGCTGGGGTGGCGGCCTTTTAGCCCGATTTTAA
- a CDS encoding helix-turn-helix domain-containing protein, translated as MAKDYYIKNMVCDRCIKVLKDELFKAHISLLDIELGRLRLDMNEKEQLSILTEILKRNGFALIASTEDKLTEQVKIELIKLLNVMPLEIDGKLSDFLADKLQKDYSKISKVFSITEGITIEKYFIKLKIEKVKELIQTPHYNFTEISQLLDYSNVNHLSKQFKGETGMSLSEYKDGHKNFRNPLDKII; from the coding sequence ATGGCAAAGGATTACTACATAAAAAATATGGTGTGTGACCGCTGCATCAAGGTCTTAAAAGATGAACTGTTTAAGGCTCACATTAGTCTGTTGGATATTGAGTTGGGTAGGCTTCGATTAGATATGAATGAAAAAGAACAATTGAGCATACTTACCGAAATTTTAAAAAGAAATGGATTTGCACTCATCGCTTCTACTGAGGATAAATTGACCGAGCAAGTAAAAATTGAGTTGATAAAGTTATTGAATGTAATGCCCCTTGAAATTGATGGTAAGCTATCCGATTTTCTTGCGGATAAATTACAAAAGGACTATTCAAAAATCAGCAAGGTGTTTTCCATTACCGAGGGCATCACTATTGAAAAATATTTTATCAAACTGAAGATAGAAAAGGTCAAGGAACTTATCCAAACACCCCATTATAATTTCACAGAAATAAGCCAATTGCTCGATTACAGCAACGTCAATCATCTAAGCAAACAATTTAAGGGTGAGACAGGGATGAGCCTAAGCGAATATAAGGATGGTCATAAAAATTTTAGAAATCCTTTAGACAAGATTATATAG
- a CDS encoding TolC family protein has protein sequence MSIGLISISGQAQQLQSYIEEAVSNNPEIQAFELRYNIAEEKVNEANWLPNTEVSAGYFVSEPETRVGAQRARIGVKQMLPWFGTVTARENYATSIAEAEYVEITIAKRKLALSVAQSYYRLYETRAKQKVLDENIQLLKTYERLALTSVEVGKASAVDVLRLQIRQNELQQQREVLEEEFGAEQTTFNNLLNRDENRTVDLVPAMEIPDSDPIYGTEALSLNPELLKYDKLYESIAQSELLNQRESLPMIGFGVDYLPVTERSDMNPIDNGKDVLMPMVSVSIPIFNNRYKSISRQNEIRQQEIETQKEQRFNVLESAFAKAISQRNQARIKFNTQTKNLKQAKDAEQILIKNYETGTIDFNDVLDIQELQLKFQMEQIASVQQYYVQQSIINYLIN, from the coding sequence ATGAGCATTGGACTGATTTCAATCAGCGGGCAGGCGCAACAACTACAAAGCTATATTGAAGAAGCCGTAAGTAACAATCCAGAAATTCAGGCTTTTGAACTACGCTACAATATTGCCGAAGAAAAGGTCAATGAAGCAAACTGGCTACCTAATACGGAAGTAAGCGCAGGCTATTTTGTAAGTGAGCCAGAAACAAGGGTGGGCGCACAAAGAGCTCGGATAGGTGTAAAACAGATGTTGCCCTGGTTTGGTACCGTTACCGCACGTGAAAATTATGCGACTTCAATAGCCGAAGCTGAATATGTGGAAATCACAATCGCCAAACGAAAATTGGCGCTATCAGTAGCGCAATCCTATTACAGGTTGTATGAAACAAGAGCAAAGCAAAAGGTACTCGACGAGAACATCCAACTATTAAAAACTTATGAGCGTCTTGCACTGACTTCGGTAGAAGTGGGCAAGGCATCTGCGGTAGATGTATTGCGATTACAGATTCGTCAAAATGAATTACAGCAGCAAAGAGAGGTATTGGAAGAGGAATTTGGCGCAGAACAAACAACATTCAATAATCTTCTCAATCGGGATGAAAATAGGACGGTTGATTTAGTTCCAGCAATGGAAATTCCAGATAGTGACCCTATATACGGTACGGAAGCTTTATCACTCAATCCTGAACTGCTCAAATACGATAAGCTCTACGAATCCATAGCACAATCAGAATTGCTCAATCAACGTGAGAGCCTACCTATGATTGGCTTTGGTGTGGACTACTTGCCAGTTACAGAACGTAGCGATATGAATCCTATAGACAACGGTAAAGATGTGTTGATGCCTATGGTTTCAGTTTCTATACCCATTTTTAATAATAGGTACAAGTCTATATCAAGGCAAAATGAGATACGCCAACAGGAAATCGAAACCCAAAAAGAGCAACGATTTAATGTTTTGGAATCCGCTTTCGCGAAAGCGATATCCCAACGCAACCAGGCGCGAATTAAATTCAATACCCAAACTAAGAATTTAAAGCAAGCAAAAGATGCCGAGCAAATTCTTATCAAGAATTATGAAACGGGAACGATAGATTTTAACGATGTGCTCGATATACAGGAACTGCAATTGAAATTTCAGATGGAACAAATAGCTTCTGTGCAGCAATATTATGTACAGCAGTCAATTATTAATTACCTAATCAACTAA
- a CDS encoding efflux RND transporter permease subunit: MLNKSIKFLIENKLVAVILLALFVGWGVVNAPFNWETGILPTDPVAVDAIPDIGENQQIVFTKWQGRSPQDIEDQITYPLTTSLLGIPGVKTIRSSSMFGFSSIYIIFEEDVEFYWSRSRILEKLNSLSANLLPDGVNPALGPDATGLGQIFWYTLEGRDKDGNVTGGWDLQELRSIQDYYVKYGLSSASGVSEVASIGGYVQEYQVDVDPEKMRQYNIGLTDIVKAVKESNQDIGAQTLEINQAEYLVRGLGYVKSVADIENAVVASENFTSIRIKDIANVHLGPQTRRGILDKEGAEVVGGVVVARYGANPMEVINNVKDQIAELSSGLPTKTLADGRTSQVTIIPFYDRTQLIQETLHTLNEALTLEILITILVIIVMVFNLRASILISGLLPVAVLMVFITMKLFNVDANIVALSGIAIAIGTMVDVGVILAENMIRHLEDKKLRFRESGIEYTTNEIIYNATAEVSGAILTAVLTTIISFLPVFTMIGAEGKLFRPLAFTKTMALAASLVIALFLIPPFAAFLFKKSNLMERSKYLINGILIVLGITAIFYGYWLGLILIAYGVVALLSVRDRITEKRANLIHIIISCVAIVFLLAEYWRPLGFDRSILMNLIFVAIICFGLLGVFTVFRRYYDSILRWALQNRYLFLIIPTTVLILGVVIMRNTGKEFMPALNEGSFLLMPTSLPHAGVEENKRVLQQLDMAVASIPEIETVVGKAGRTESALDPAPLSMYENVIQYKSEYMRNENGERQRYRVNDDGLFVLKNDKFIINPNNEIDDDANYEASQLKTSATRNELIEDNNGEYYRNWRPEISSPDDIWNEIVQVTKFPGVTSAPKLQPIETRLVMLQTGMRAPMGIKVKGPDLKTIENFGLQLEDILKQAEGVKEQAVFADRIVGKPYLLIDIKRDQLARYGISIMDVQEVLQVAVGGMPLTQTVEGRERYGVRVRYPRELRANPEDLKSIYVPVSTGSPVPLGELVDIRYEQGPQVIKSEDTFLIGYVLFDKLDGFAEVDVVENAQALIQQKIDNGDLVVPQGISYRFTGTYENQLRAEKTLSVVVPLCLLVIFLILYFQFRSVSTSLMVFTAIAVAFAGGFIMIWLYGQDWFFNFSFFGENLRDLFNMKTINLSVAVWVGFIALFGIATDDGVVMATYLDQSFKSNEPDSKKGIRLATLEAAGKRIRPCLMTTVTTVLALLPVLTSTGKGSDIMIPMAIPIFGGMIIDVTSYFLLPVLYSWKKEYQLKRANK, translated from the coding sequence ATGCTAAATAAAAGCATAAAATTTCTCATAGAAAACAAACTTGTCGCCGTAATATTACTCGCCCTATTCGTAGGTTGGGGAGTAGTTAACGCACCCTTCAATTGGGAAACAGGTATTTTACCAACTGATCCTGTAGCTGTTGATGCCATTCCAGACATCGGCGAAAACCAGCAAATTGTTTTCACCAAATGGCAAGGGCGTTCACCACAGGATATCGAAGACCAGATTACCTATCCACTTACAACGTCATTGTTGGGAATTCCTGGTGTTAAGACCATCCGAAGCTCTTCAATGTTCGGTTTTTCAAGTATCTATATCATTTTTGAAGAAGATGTAGAATTCTATTGGTCGCGTAGCCGTATTCTTGAAAAACTCAATTCACTTTCTGCAAATCTATTGCCCGATGGTGTAAACCCCGCATTGGGTCCTGATGCTACAGGCTTGGGTCAAATTTTTTGGTACACGCTGGAAGGTCGCGACAAAGATGGCAACGTAACTGGCGGTTGGGATTTACAGGAGTTACGCAGCATACAGGATTATTATGTGAAATACGGATTGTCTTCGGCAAGTGGTGTTTCCGAAGTAGCCTCAATTGGTGGGTACGTCCAGGAATACCAAGTGGATGTTGATCCTGAAAAAATGCGGCAATACAACATCGGCTTGACCGATATTGTAAAAGCTGTCAAGGAAAGTAATCAAGACATCGGTGCGCAGACTTTGGAAATTAATCAAGCCGAATACCTTGTTCGTGGTTTAGGGTATGTAAAATCTGTTGCAGATATTGAAAATGCAGTAGTCGCTTCTGAAAATTTTACTTCTATACGAATCAAAGACATCGCTAATGTTCATTTGGGACCACAGACCCGCCGCGGTATTTTAGATAAAGAAGGTGCCGAAGTGGTTGGCGGAGTCGTGGTAGCTCGTTATGGTGCTAACCCAATGGAAGTTATCAATAATGTAAAAGATCAAATAGCCGAATTATCATCTGGACTACCCACAAAAACCTTGGCAGATGGTCGTACTTCACAAGTGACTATCATTCCCTTTTATGACCGCACTCAACTTATTCAGGAAACACTTCATACGCTCAATGAAGCCCTTACACTTGAAATCCTGATAACCATTTTGGTCATCATCGTAATGGTGTTTAACCTACGTGCATCCATTCTAATCTCTGGTCTGTTGCCTGTTGCCGTTTTAATGGTTTTCATAACAATGAAGCTCTTTAATGTAGATGCTAACATTGTTGCCTTGTCAGGAATTGCCATTGCTATCGGTACAATGGTTGACGTGGGCGTCATACTCGCCGAGAATATGATTAGGCATCTGGAAGATAAAAAATTACGCTTTCGCGAAAGCGGAATAGAATACACCACAAACGAAATTATCTACAACGCAACTGCGGAAGTTTCTGGTGCAATTTTGACCGCAGTTCTCACAACGATTATCAGTTTTCTACCTGTGTTTACAATGATAGGTGCTGAGGGAAAACTATTCAGACCACTCGCCTTTACAAAAACAATGGCACTTGCTGCATCGCTTGTAATCGCGCTGTTTTTAATACCGCCTTTTGCCGCGTTTCTTTTTAAGAAAAGTAACCTAATGGAACGCTCAAAGTACCTTATTAATGGTATTCTCATTGTCCTTGGTATCACAGCCATCTTTTATGGCTATTGGCTTGGTCTCATTTTGATTGCCTACGGTGTTGTTGCGCTTTTGAGCGTAAGGGATAGAATTACAGAAAAACGAGCTAATCTCATCCATATTATTATTTCCTGTGTTGCTATTGTTTTCCTACTCGCCGAATACTGGCGACCACTTGGTTTTGACCGCAGTATTCTAATGAATTTGATTTTTGTAGCGATTATCTGCTTTGGACTGCTTGGTGTGTTTACAGTTTTTCGAAGATACTATGACAGCATTTTACGCTGGGCACTTCAAAACCGATACCTGTTTTTAATCATTCCAACAACGGTGCTGATTTTAGGTGTGGTCATAATGCGTAACACAGGGAAGGAATTTATGCCTGCACTTAATGAAGGCTCATTTCTTTTGATGCCTACATCCTTACCGCACGCTGGTGTCGAAGAGAACAAACGTGTCTTGCAACAGCTGGATATGGCCGTGGCAAGCATCCCTGAAATTGAAACTGTAGTGGGAAAAGCAGGTAGGACAGAATCTGCCCTCGACCCTGCACCACTCTCAATGTATGAAAACGTGATTCAGTACAAGTCTGAATATATGCGAAATGAAAATGGCGAGAGACAACGCTACCGTGTAAACGATGATGGTCTATTTGTGCTGAAAAATGACAAGTTCATTATTAACCCCAATAATGAAATCGATGATGATGCAAACTATGAAGCTTCACAACTCAAAACAAGTGCAACACGCAATGAATTGATTGAAGATAACAATGGCGAATATTATCGAAATTGGCGACCGGAAATCAGCAGTCCTGATGACATTTGGAATGAAATCGTACAAGTGACCAAGTTTCCAGGCGTGACTTCTGCGCCCAAGTTGCAGCCCATCGAGACGAGGCTCGTGATGTTACAAACGGGTATGCGAGCACCGATGGGAATTAAAGTAAAAGGACCAGATTTAAAAACCATAGAAAACTTTGGACTTCAACTGGAAGATATTTTAAAGCAAGCCGAAGGCGTTAAAGAACAAGCTGTTTTTGCAGACCGCATTGTGGGTAAACCTTATTTGCTGATTGATATTAAACGAGACCAGCTGGCACGCTATGGGATTTCCATTATGGATGTTCAGGAAGTGCTTCAGGTTGCTGTGGGCGGTATGCCACTTACCCAAACAGTAGAAGGACGTGAGCGCTATGGTGTGCGTGTACGCTATCCACGTGAGCTGCGTGCAAATCCAGAAGACTTAAAAAGTATCTATGTTCCTGTGTCAACTGGAAGTCCGGTTCCTTTGGGCGAACTGGTCGATATTCGTTACGAGCAAGGCCCACAGGTCATTAAAAGTGAAGACACCTTCTTGATTGGGTATGTGCTGTTTGATAAGCTCGATGGCTTTGCCGAAGTCGATGTGGTGGAAAATGCACAAGCGCTCATTCAACAGAAAATCGATAATGGCGATTTGGTCGTGCCACAAGGAATCAGTTACCGATTTACGGGAACGTACGAAAATCAATTGCGAGCAGAAAAAACGTTATCGGTAGTTGTGCCACTTTGTTTACTGGTCATTTTCTTGATTTTGTATTTCCAATTCAGGTCGGTTTCTACGTCGCTTATGGTTTTTACAGCCATCGCCGTAGCCTTTGCAGGTGGTTTTATAATGATATGGTTATACGGTCAGGATTGGTTTTTCAATTTCAGCTTTTTTGGCGAGAACCTACGGGACTTGTTCAATATGAAAACCATCAATTTAAGTGTGGCCGTTTGGGTCGGTTTTATTGCCCTTTTCGGTATTGCGACTGATGATGGTGTTGTAATGGCAACCTATTTAGACCAATCATTTAAAAGCAACGAGCCAGACAGTAAAAAAGGCATACGTCTCGCGACATTGGAAGCGGCAGGAAAACGCATAAGACCGTGTTTGATGACGACTGTGACCACAGTTTTGGCATTGTTGCCAGTACTCACATCTACAGGAAAAGGAAGCGACATTATGATACCGATGGCCATCCCCATTTTTGGCGGAATGATAATCGACGTCACATCTTATTTCCTTTTACCAGTTCTATATAGCTGGAAAAAAGAATACCAACTTAAAAGAGCAAACAAATGA
- a CDS encoding HYC_CC_PP family protein, producing MKQIIHKSMAIVMAVVVLLTTMSFSVDMHYCGDTLVDFSFIQDVQTCGMEKAEPAKSCSNSMISKKSCCSNEQLIIEGQDDLKQDFSQLTFEQQIFVASFAYSYISLFEGTESQEISFSDHSPPFVRRDLQVLHQTFLI from the coding sequence ATGAAACAAATTATCCACAAATCAATGGCAATTGTAATGGCTGTTGTGGTTCTACTGACCACAATGTCATTTAGTGTGGATATGCACTATTGTGGGGATACGTTAGTAGATTTTTCATTCATCCAAGATGTTCAGACTTGTGGAATGGAAAAAGCTGAACCTGCTAAGAGTTGCTCTAACTCAATGATTTCTAAAAAATCTTGTTGCTCAAATGAACAATTAATTATTGAAGGTCAAGACGATTTAAAACAGGATTTTTCACAACTTACGTTTGAGCAACAAATATTCGTTGCCTCTTTTGCTTACTCATATATCAGTCTCTTTGAAGGAACTGAATCACAAGAGATCTCTTTCTCAGATCACTCGCCCCCATTCGTAAGGCGGGACTTGCAGGTATTGCACCAGACATTCTTAATTTGA